GGGCCAGTTTCGCAGtggaaggaaggaaggaaggaagTTGCAAAagcttaaataaataaattgattaaattCGTTATCTTAGATTTTCTTTTGTGGTTATCGAGGTGGACCTAAGGCCCGAAAAAGCTATAAAGATGTCCTACGTGGAATATTGGTTTAATCATCTTATCTTAATTTTTAGGGTGTGTATGTTTCAAtgtatcatataaaaaaaaaaattgagggaatattattactattaggAGGAATGGCTATTActattatgtatttatttttgagtaattagttaatttagtccctaaactatcactttctcaccaacttagtctctaaactattaaaaccaattaaaaggtctctaaactatattcacatccttcaatttagtccctaaactattaaaaccaactaaaaggtcctTAAACTATATTcgcatccttcaatttagtccatcGGTTAACTTTTCCGTTAAGTGACTGTtagtagtccctaaactataaaaaatacttcaatttagtctctaaactatcttaaaaaacaacaaaatagtaacaacactgctaaatcattactgctaaatcatACTGCTAAATCAAATTACTGCTAAAACAAATAGTCTCTAAACCATACTGttaaatcaaattcatttttaacataattcattactgctaaatcatCCTTTGTCTCGTTCACTACCTAGTAACAACACAAATTCGTTCACTACCTAGTAACAACACAAATTCATTACTGCTAAACCAAATGAAACATTACTGCTATATCAACAAAAATCAAAAAACAAACTTAACCATAATTTAAACCATAAACCATAATCTTCATTACATAAATCAACTAAACCATAATCCATCAAATTCATTACATAAGTCAACAAAATTGATGGATGGAAAATAGTTTAGGATTTTAAAGTAGCTTttgaattttagggttttaaagaACAGTTAACGAAAAAGATAACGGAGGACTAAATTAAtggatgaaaaatagtttagggaccttttagttgattttaatagtttagggactgaGTTGGTGAGAgattgatagtttagggactaaattgactgattactcatttatttttagtattagaaaaattgaaagtgcAAAAACGTGAGTGCTTGTGAAATTTTATTAAGTTGAGTTCTTATTCATAAGAAAATGTGAGGTAGGAGGAATGATTCTGCATATCGAAAAAAAGTTGCACGTGCAGACGAGCTCTAATCCTGCTTATtaagattagttttttttttttttttttttttaagtttgttttaattttcaatattattagttgttattatcttttttaagtttgtttttattaggatcattatcttttaaatttaaatgataGTAAATTTAAgataagtttgttttttttcattGAAAGTTTATCTAAAGACATTTAGATTtgaaataagaaatttttttttttgaaggagatTTGAAATAAGAAATTGAATTATCGTTTATCATAAAACTTTCTAgagtttggtggattccaaagtTTTTATCTAACAAGTTTGTCACTTGCaatattcatttaattttatgagaataactAAAAGCAAATCTTAAAAAATAAGTCTATCTTGCTTATAAATTGAGACGGATGAATTAGCGTGTAAGGTATAGAAAATCTTCTCTAatctatttatatataaaaaaaaaaaattgtctaatcTAAACATGAAGGCATCAAGTATGCACATTTAAAAAGATGAAGGCATCAAGTATACACGTTTTATATTGTCGCTTGCAATATAGTAGTATTTTGAGTTATACCGCTAAAACTTAGTTTCTTGGTGATAAGTCTTTTCAATCCATGGTGTGAAACTGTGAATAGGATTAGAGCTCAATAATCTCACTTGAAATGTCTCCCATATATGAGCCAGCTTCTTTAGCCAATTAATAAAGTGTGAATAAGGACTCTTGCCTTGCATAGTTCAAGAAGTTCGAATAGTATTTCTTTTCTTATGTTGTTGAAGAATACAATACTCTGTGTTGTGTCTTTTGAGCTACCACACATGTCTTTCTCTTGCATATATTCTACTAACTATTAGCTAGTATGTTACTTCTTTCGAGATTTACATTATTTCTCTTGCATACCAATCACGAGTATGCATAGTATGTTACTGCTTTTCACTCTATTTTTCTCACCTGAAAATCCAAAATCTACATCAACTCGCCCGCTACACCAGATTTTATCATGGTAGTTTGGGTTTCAGTCTGTAAACAATTCTTGTCCATCCCCAATTGTATTTGTACCAACCTGAATCACATTGTCCTCTGTCGCATAATATGTAGTATGAACTTAATCACTGAAATTTAGATTCCATCTATAGATTTCAAAACTTCTCCTAGGACTAATCCCCATTGAGTCCAATGAGTGCCACCCTGCatttggaaaataaattaagataatATGTAATAGTGAATCATATTTATAGGTAGGATACTATTGTTTAATACAAAACCAACATACCTGGCAAAATACAGCAAATGGCTCTCTAAGAGGTCCATCACATGAAAGCTCACTAGTACTCCCGTCAATGAAGGTTCCATCAGCAAAGATCACCTGATAAGTTGATATCAAAGAGTTATTAATATCTTCTACGACTTAGGATCGCAGAGTAATAATGTACATCATACAAGGACCAAACACAACAAATTTGTGAGAGTGACTGTAGAGGTAAATCTGAGCAGACCTCTGATGCATATCCAGGAGTGGTACCCGCAATTGGTTTGGTGTATGACCCCACAGGAGATCTTCTCTGAACAGCCTCACAGAAAGCGAGGAGACGCTCACGGCTTCCAAGCTGTACAGCCTATTGGCATTGAAAATTAATTCTACTTATCATCTGAATAATTATCATCTATGATATATATAGTTATATGTTGAAAGAAACTCCTAAGTGACTGGTTTTTGCCTACATCAACAGCAGCTTTTCTACCGTAAACATATTTTGCTAGTACAGTAGTACTGCTGATAACttaacatcaaaattaaaaagcaGATACATGCGTCATCTAGAACGAAAAATAGCACAGGTTCAGCAAGAAAACCTGAACTGTATCACATCGGGGGACACGAGGGAGTGGCTGCACTTTGTAACCTTTAGATGCCAAAACTTCAGCAATCAGGAAAGAACCCTTGTACAGAAACCGGAAAGACTCACTACCAGATATAAGCAAGAAATGCATAATATCTTCTAACGAAATGAAAAAATCCAGTACCTTGATTGCTTCCCCAACCATTTGAGGTGAAAGAAATAATCCCTGGAAAAAGGCTCTCATGATATCACCGGGAGTTGAACCACAATCAACACCAAGCCCAGGTGCAGAAAGACGCGCCGCAGCTGCTTCAACCAATTTCTTTTTCCCAGCAACATATCCACCACATGGTGCAATTGTTCCACCAGGATTCTTGATCAAACTGCCTGCCATCAAATCTGCACCCTGCCAGCCAATGTAGAAATGTGATACTGCACAGCCTTGGAATAAAGCAATACATACTGTGGCACACACTACTATCGCATACCACCATGGGAGGTTCAATGCTTTCCACAAGTTCACCATAGCAATTGTCCACCATGACTGAGCACTCAGGATTTTGCATCTGAACATTCAAGCAAGTCACAGAGCAAAAATACCATGGTTAAAAAGGTTACAGGTGAACATTTCGTGAtcagaaaaattataaagagaATTGCAGACAGTAATCCTTTGATGAAATAATATCTTTTGCGTGTAAAATCCCAACACTAATGCTTTAAAAATGTCCATCTCTTATATGCCACTATTTTCTGTTGTCTAATATTTTTAGGTCACAACAGGAATAAGTCAGAGTTGTGCTAGTAGTATTCCACTAATTCTATTGGTAAAAAATGCTATGCAAAACAAGACTGCTGTAGGGAACTATCGGTGGtttaaattaacaaaaacatAGAAGCTGGATTGAAGTTGATTTACTATTATAGAGCATGTCCAAACAATTAAATATAGCTTCTATTTGTATGGCATTTTAGACGGGAAATTAAACAACAATGACAAAATATATGAGCAACTCGTATTTTAACTAACATGGCCAGAGTGGTTGCGTTGAATAATAGTAATAACTTTAAAGCATAATGTGACATTTTCAAAGCAAAGAGCACAACTGTGAATCTTactttgataatttttattgCTCTCCCTATGTCGCTAACACTCAAACTCTGACGCCATGAATAACCACACGACCTCTGTATGAGTGCACATTTCGTTTCAGGTTTGACAGCATGCATCAGTGCATTCCAGTCAAGTCCACCATCCTCATCAAGCTGATGCAAAAATGTCATGGAAGAGTCATAAAGAAGACTAATGAATTAAATCtggaaaaaatattaattacaattagtaGCATACCGGAACTTCTCGGTATTTGACCCCAAAATCTTGGAGGGAACCTAAACCACCAGACTCCCTTTTCCCAATTACCTCCTCTAACGTGTCATAGGGAGCACCAGCAACTGCCAAAAGCTGATAGCTATATTAGTCTAAAAACCTCATTCCAATTACAAATtcaataggaaaaaaatttatacaacTATAGAGCCAAACTGCTGGTAAAGAATGAAAGGCGTAGAAtatcagaagaagaaaaaaaagtgttacCTCATCTCCTGGCCTCAAGAGGGCAAATAAAGCACAAGTGATGGCATGGGTACCTGAGAAGAACTGTTGACATGAGATTATTATAATGGCATATTTGATTTGACtaatttgaacttatctacttGTATAAGCACTTACGAGGCCGTTCGggagagtttatgaaaacagcttaatGCCAtgtctataagctgttttcagcttatttctatATACTCttcaaaatagcttatgaaaacagtttgaattcccgtttggatttgacttatatattttgagcttatgaaaataaataaactattatgTTACTTCATATGTTTTCCCTAGCAAAAATTGTGtctttataagttattttttcataaactaccttcaaaatcttataataatacataaaaccttatttatttacataagctgttacacataagctcaaaaataagtcaatccaaacgggcccttatcTTTTGATATAGAAATAACctatacataaacacttatgctataagcatttaattaatttttttacccAAACCAAGCATAAGTCATATATAACCAACTTCAGTAAGAACTAGCTAGCAAGTAACCTAATATAAAGACATGGAAAATTAAGAACCTGTGAACGAACAATAGCTGATTCTGCCCCAACAATTTCTGCAAAAGCTTGGTCAAGAGCTTCACGTCCCCCAGCTTCATCATGACCATAACCAGTGCAACCACCAAAGTGCTGACAGCAATATTATGTTAAGAGCCAATTAGGGAATattttgaattaacttatttacTATCATAAACACTAGTAAGAATTTTAGGAGAACTaatagaaacaacttatgacatgtcttGATGAGGACATAATAAGCAAGGACACTAAGGGCTCTATTTGGCAAAAAATAccggatagctgataagctaacttatagtgGATGAAATTATAGTgaataacttataagctagctaattgaatttatagtgtttggtaaaattagtgattggactagcttataaatatgaaatgacatgaaaaagatatgtttaattaatctttaatttttatcaaaataagtaTAAGCTTGTGAGAAAAACACATTACTAAACAGGTTATAACCTCAAAATTTGACattgccaaacagagcctaataAGCTGTTTTGAGCTTATTTCTATAAGTTATTCCTGTCAAACTGTTGATTTACAAAGCAATTATCGAAATGAATTAATGAAAGGACATGGTTACATTACATACATGTGACCCGAGTCGAACATTGTGAAAAGCTTTAAGAACACGATTAGTATTGTATGCAACTAAATTATCCACATCTCTGAACTCAGAATGCAAGGAATCAACAGCTTCAATAACCTGCATTGCAATTTGCAACAAAATCAATAATGAATACTAGTTTTGAAGAAATGAAATGGTAGTATGAGAAAAAAGAAGAGTACCTCTGGAACGAAGGGATTGACAGGAATAGAGAGACGAGAGGCATAGCGAACGGTAGATGTTGTTGGAATGGAGGTTCGAACAGGATGCGCAGGATAAGCAGAGAAGGCGCACGTTAAGCCCCACATTCTTCTTCCCTCCTTATCTTCTTTCCTGTGCGcgcttttttattctttttgttttcgtGAGAGAGAAGAGAAGGCCCAAAGGGTAGAGGCCCAATACTAAACAAGGATCCAATTAGGAAAACTCACACCAATTTTTTAGAGCTTCTTTTGGTGTCACACCGTCGCCTTCGAAGTATAGATTTCGAATCATAGCTTAAGTAGTgaacgttataaaaatatgaaatttgatagAAAAATATCCTctaacatgaaattttcaagattttagaCCGgtgctacttaaatagcggaagATGTATTTTAGTAATTTCAGAGGATGCGCAAGAAATGTGATATGAGttgtttgattgtttgataTGAGTTGTTGATTAAGATGTTTAAATTGAATATGTATTTTATGTATTATGTTTATTATGTGGTTGTATCGGAAATGTAACAAGAAGGacgtggaggaggaggaggccACCGACCATGATTCTGTCTGAAACCCAGACGAACTTGACATTAATGTCAAGGGAGATATGGCAGACGTAAAGCTTGTGCAAGAACATGTGGTCCGAATCTCGGTCGAACTTGACCTTAATCATCGAATAAATTTACTTTTGTTTAAGACTTTGAATAGTGCATAATGAACtattgttagaaataatatgaAATCATTGACGTGATTCTATCCTAACAATttaagctctgataccatattaaataaccgattatcccaaaaattTAAGCTGTTAAGATAAGAGCCAcatcaataattttatattatttctaacaactATAAACGAGTTTTTATCCTTCCTTCTAGATCTTAACCACTATTTGTAAAAGTAAAATCATCAAGGAAGTGGAGTAACCAAATAAAGGTGCACATTAAACCAATGAAACAAAAAGATCGGAAAAGGAGCCTATAAAAgccaaaaagtaaaattaaattaatattattcaaATCCTTAAACTCTAGAAAGATCAAACATAAGATTTTGGGAGGAGATAATATAATCCAATTTGCACAAAATAAACTGTAGTAAACAGGAATATTACAATCTTATACTGTCATCTTAGCATCACACATATATATTATtgctttaaaattttaatgtcATTGTGGTGTATGACATGGTCTTGATCCTATAATAAGGAGTgtactttttgtttttgctaGTTAAAAAAATCTACTAATGTACTTTAAAGGATAAAAACGCAATAGTAATTTATTGAGATATATTGATCGTCataattatttaattcaaaCTTCATCTAGGCCATATTTCTCACTTTAAAAATCTTGATGTTATGGAGAGAAAAAACACTAAAGAATAGAGACATTTAAACTAATTAGCTCTAATtgataattgaaatatttaatATGAACCCTCATATTTCACCTCAAGCTCCATTACATATAAACTTTTAGAGGTCAGGAAGTGGCAGTGCCACTCTCAATTGAGGGGCACCTTTCTAAACTAGGGTCTTTGGACTAAGCCCAATAAACTCAAACTCgagtttttttaattgaattgtaCTCCCTCTAGTTACTATTATAGgcaaaaaattacttattaaaTTCATTGAAGAACTTGATCTATCTGGTCTATACATCAGTTTttttaatgaacctaaaaaattatttttgcatcggagggagtatatatgaTCCATTCTTGATTAAAAAACTAGACACTATATATGTTGTGGACTTAAGTGGTTGGAAGTTAGGCAATTGGTCTAATCAAAGGTGTAAGTAAAGCATTAAACTTAAACCCTAGAAGaataaagatgatgatgattaatTAATGGTATATGTGTGTATTATGATTGATTATTGATGAAGTTACTGCTGAATAAGCGAAAATAGAAATTGCAAAATTGTATAATCAACCACTTGTTGTGAGCAGGGAATTGCCTAAAATTCGAATCTTGAATTGAAGGAAAGGGATATTcattgaataaacaaattccAACTGTATATCTCACTCTCTAACCTATTCTTATCCAATAAATACTGTAATACACTTAACTATAGATCCACACTCTTCAACACGAGAAATCATTTTTTCATGAAAATCATGTTATCCTTGTCACGCAGAAAAGATCAAACACattattttgtttgttgaaAATAACATAAGTTGTTATGTTTTACTGTATTCATTCAGTTTTAGAcatttcaattaattaattcatatatAAACACACAATAacattaagaatttaatttaatttaatttaatttaattcacataaagttattttatacatgcgtccaataatatagcACTACATCatgaattgtttttaaaaacacATAATGTGTCACGTTCATTAAATGATATGGCAACACATCAGATGCATGTGTACAAAATCTTTCTATTGACACTGgataacaattaaactctaaaattaattagaaaacaCTTTGTCagaaaataatttagggttatgcacttttttttttggtaaggttAGGGTTATGCACTTATGCCGtggtaaaattaattttaatagaattaataTTTTGTTGGTAACCTTTAATTTTCGGAAGAGGGATTTCGGTAATGCAGAGTTCGGACGCGAGTTTAATTGGTTGtctgtgttaagaagtctcacatcgattgcGAGATAGTCTGAATACGTGTTTATAAAATAGAGGtcatcctcaccttacaagccggttctGTAAAGTTGAATTAGACACAATTCCCAGTTTTCGACTCTATCTCTGGTCTCTAGTACCTTTCTCTTTTCTCTTTGTCTCTCACGGGATGTTGGCCGTGCAAAAGAAACAATTAACCGTAGTGATATCCAACCAATCAAGATACGTATCCAACCAAGTTGGTACTTGTTTGTATCATCCAAAAGCTAAAACATATTGCTTTTAATGATAGCCAAACCAAGACTATATAATTCTTGTCTTCCACGGTTACTAATCCACTAATGTGCCCTAGTACTCTATCCAAATATGTTATAATTAATCAAATTTCCAATAAGCtaaacaaatcaataaaaacaaaaagcaaaaaaaaaaaaaaaaaaaaaaaccacaagcACTTTCACATAAAAGTACGTATAGCTGTAGACaagtagtattattattattagattgCAGATCAAATTTATAGCTTAAACATTTTGTCAATTTGATCTCTACTGCTTTAATTAGGAACCACAACTTCTTAAACGAGACATATTGTGATCTAATTAACCACTTGCATGAAGATTGTAATTAAAAGTATTGTTAAGATCCAATTATATATTCTAATACACAGTATAGCCAGGTGAGTGGGCGGccataatatatttattacacAAGTATATATGTATGCATCATGTTGGGGAGTGATGTAATACCGGGAGCAACAATAGACCAATATGTTCCTAATTAAGATGTCATATTTTCatctatatattttatatatctaatATTTTGCCTATTTATAGTCCACATTATATAATGTAAGACTaatcaatttattgttggaattaatttaataattaaatatacaaGACATGCTCAATAACAAAAGTAAACAAAGAAGCATGTGTATAATTCTAGGATATATGGCATTTTGATTTATAAAAGATCGGTATTAAGAATATTTGGATGATGTATCTTTGATGTTAACCTCTCTTAGTAGTAGTGATCTTGAAACACAAAGAAAGTGAGAGAAGAATGACGAGTACTTGTTGGCTTGTGATTCTTCTTCAAATTGGACTCCTTATGTCTTTAGGCACTCCTCAGATGGGAGAAAAGACAATATGCAATGTCCGATTATTGGGGACCATAGTTTATATATAACGTGAAAATTCACTAGGGTTCTCATTATTGTGAAACGGTTATCATGACATCCACTCATAATGAGCTCATaccaattaactaattaattcattaccaaaatagaaatttaattaGCTTTTTTGCTTACTTTAATCACTAATAATTAAGACACATAATTGATAAATAACtgatataatttataaaaaatatttaccaataaaatattccaacaccCAATACATCACTACAATCGTTTGGATAAGAGTTAATCGTGTAGTAAATTCTCACTGATTCATAATTTAAGTAACAAGCAACTAGAATCTAGACACAAAATTATTATAGTAATAGTTAAATTCAAACTTTTAATAAAAGCAATCCTACCATACCCATTATATATAGTCCCTTATCTAGTACTAGTATAATATAACAACAACCCTCAAGCACTTATCTAATTAACTATACTCACCAATTTCCCCAACAAAAAACCATGTATGCTTCTACTTCCTTTACTTCACAACTCATCAATGAGCTTCTTGTGGAATCTCACACAAGAAGGTTACTCTTCCAAGACACAATTGATCATCAATCACCAACCATCTCCCCTACATTAACAAACAAACATAATTCAACCGACTCATATTTTGGAGTTCATGAATTAGATTCAAATGTTGTGATGATACTTGCAGTCCTATTATGTGCTCTTATTTGCTCACTTGCATTAAACTCCATCATAAGGTGTGCCTTAAGGTTTTCAAACATAGACATCAACAATGACGATTCTTCGAGTTCAAGTAACAATTCttcacaaaaattggccaacaaaGGAATAAAAAAGAAAGCTCTCAAAACATTCCCAACGGTGAGCTATTCGACTGAGTTGAAACTACCTAATTTGGATACAGAGTGTGTGATATGTATCTCGGAGTTCACAAAGGGTGAAAAGGTGCGCATTTTGCCTAAATGCAACCATGGTTTTCATGTTTGTTGCATTGACAA
This portion of the Trifolium pratense cultivar HEN17-A07 linkage group LG3, ARS_RC_1.1, whole genome shotgun sequence genome encodes:
- the LOC123918310 gene encoding uncharacterized protein YnbB-like, translated to MWGLTCAFSAYPAHPVRTSIPTTSTVRYASRLSIPVNPFVPEVIEAVDSLHSEFRDVDNLVAYNTNRVLKAFHNVRLGSHHFGGCTGYGHDEAGGREALDQAFAEIVGAESAIVRSQFFSGTHAITCALFALLRPGDELLAVAGAPYDTLEEVIGKRESGGLGSLQDFGVKYREVPLDEDGGLDWNALMHAVKPETKCALIQRSCGYSWRQSLSVSDIGRAIKIIKMQNPECSVMVDNCYGELVESIEPPMVGADLMAGSLIKNPGGTIAPCGGYVAGKKKLVEAAAARLSAPGLGVDCGSTPGDIMRAFFQGLFLSPQMVGEAIKGSFLIAEVLASKGYKVQPLPRVPRCDTVQAVQLGSRERLLAFCEAVQRRSPVGSYTKPIAGTTPGYASEVIFADGTFIDGSTSELSCDGPLREPFAVFCQGGTHWTQWGLVLGEVLKSIDGI
- the LOC123916519 gene encoding RING-H2 finger protein ATL78-like; protein product: MYASTSFTSQLINELLVESHTRRLLFQDTIDHQSPTISPTLTNKHNSTDSYFGVHELDSNVVMILAVLLCALICSLALNSIIRCALRFSNIDINNDDSSSSSNNSSQKLANKGIKKKALKTFPTVSYSTELKLPNLDTECVICISEFTKGEKVRILPKCNHGFHVCCIDKWLKEHSSCPKCRQCLLETCQKIVGSQVQAVVLPVPETIIRIQPLEHEALERNYLP